Proteins encoded by one window of Sorex araneus isolate mSorAra2 chromosome 3, mSorAra2.pri, whole genome shotgun sequence:
- the UBALD2 gene encoding UBA-like domain-containing protein 2 has product MSVNMDELRHQVMINQFVLAAGCAADQAKQLLQAAHWQFETALSTFFQETNIPGSHPHPQMVRGARCQRRDSHVAGRRAAM; this is encoded by the exons ATGTCGGTGAACATGGACGAGCTGCGGCACCAGGTCATGATCAACCAGTTCGTGCTGGCCGCGGGCTGCGCGGCCGACCAGGCGAAGCAGCTGCTGCAGGCGGCGCACTGGCAGTTCGAG ACCGCGCTGAGCACGTTCTTCCAGGAGACCAACATTCCCGGCAGCCACCCCCACCCGCAGATGGTAAGGGGCGCGCGCTGTCAGCGCCGTGACAGCCATGTTGCCGGGCGCCGCGCCGCGATGTAA